The following coding sequences lie in one Chionomys nivalis chromosome 8, mChiNiv1.1, whole genome shotgun sequence genomic window:
- the LOC130879515 gene encoding olfactory receptor 5B12-like — MQNISEVTEFILVGLTDAPELQFLLFIIFTLIYLTTLLGNLWMILLIFLDSRLHTPMYIFLSNLSLVDCVYASAITPKVIEGFLTKHKVISYNACAAQMFFLIAFAIIEAFLIASMAFDRHAAVCKPLHYSTTMTTTKCSLLVVGSYINGLLQSSIHVALTFHLSFSHSNVINHFFCDIPPLLAISSSDISNNEIVLMTLAAFNVTLTILVVLNSYLLIFIAILRMRSVEGRKKAISTCASHLTTVTIFYGTIIFMYLQPSSSHSMDTDKVASVFYTMIIPMLNPLVYSLRNKEVKNTFKKIAVKLLSSLELVY, encoded by the coding sequence ATGCAGAATATTTCAGAGGTGACTGAATTCATCCTTGTGGGGTTAACAGATGCCCCAGAGTTGCAATTCCTTTTATTTATCATCTTTACTCTCATTTATTTGACCACATTACTTGGGAACCTTTGGATGATACTGTTGATTTTCCTGGACTCCAGACTCCACACTCCCATGTACATATTTCTCAGTAACCTCTCACTGGTAGACTGTGTTTATGCCTCAGCTATCACTCCTAAGGTAATAGAAGGGTTTCTCACAAAACACAAGGTCATATCCTACAATGCATGTGCAGCCCAAATGTTCTTCTTAATAGCCTTTGCAATTATTGAAGCTTTCCTTATTGCTTCAATGGCTTTTGACCGTCATGCAGCAGTATGTAAACCCTTGCATTACTCTACCACCATGACGACTACAAAATGTTCCCTGCTTGTTGTTGGTTCTTATATCAATGGACTCTTGCAATCTTCCATCCATGTTGCCCTCACTTTCCACCTCTCCTTCAGTCATTCCAATGTAATTAATCACTTTTTCTGTGACATTCCCCCATTGCTGGCTATTTCTTCTTCTGATATTTCTAATAATGAAATTGTATTGATGACGTTGGCAGCATTCAATGTTACTTTAACTATATTGGTTGTCTTGAACTCTTACCTACTTATTTTTATTGCAATCCTGAGAATGCGTTCTGTTGAGGGTCGGAAGAAGGCCATTTCCACCTGTGCATCCCATCTCACCACTGTTACCATCTTCTATGGGACAATCATCTTCATGTACTTACAGCCAAGCTCCAGTCACTCCATGGACACTGACAAAGTAGCATCTGTGTTCTACACAATGATCATCCCCATGCTAAACCCTCTTgtctacagcctgaggaacaaAGAGGTTAAGAATACATTCAAGAAAATTGCTGTGAAATTATTGTCTTCACTAGAATTAGTCTACTAA